The Pseudomonadota bacterium genome has a segment encoding these proteins:
- the bioB gene encoding biotin synthase BioB — MNVELLEVTSSSPSPFKVQHGWTKKEVKNLFEQPLMDLLFDAQKVHRQHFKPNAIQLSTLVSIKTGGCPEDCGYCPQSIRFNTGVVDDELMALDDVVRAAREAKAKGASRFCMGAAWRGPKDKDLSKVAEMVVAVKSLGLETCATLGLLKDGQAEVLKNAGLDYYNHNIDTSAEYYGEIISTRTQDDRHETLQRVRDAGVSVCCGGIIGMGESRDDRANMIAQLANMDPYPQSVPINNLVKVPGTPMVGVQGIDPIEFVRTIAAARISMPKAMVRLSAGRNDMSDEMQALCFLAGANSVFYGEKLLTTPNATACGDDELFSRLGLVPTDNVSR, encoded by the coding sequence GTGAACGTTGAGCTATTAGAAGTAACAAGCAGTAGTCCCTCGCCTTTTAAGGTTCAGCATGGTTGGACTAAGAAAGAAGTTAAAAACCTCTTTGAACAGCCGTTAATGGATCTATTGTTTGATGCGCAGAAAGTTCATCGGCAACATTTCAAGCCTAACGCGATACAACTGTCTACCTTGGTGTCGATTAAGACGGGTGGTTGTCCGGAAGACTGCGGATATTGTCCTCAGTCGATCCGGTTTAACACAGGCGTTGTAGACGATGAGTTGATGGCATTAGACGACGTGGTTAGAGCGGCCAGAGAAGCAAAAGCAAAAGGTGCAAGTCGTTTTTGTATGGGGGCTGCGTGGAGAGGGCCTAAGGATAAAGACCTATCTAAGGTCGCGGAGATGGTCGTGGCAGTGAAATCTCTTGGGCTAGAAACTTGTGCCACGCTGGGGCTGCTCAAGGACGGGCAAGCCGAGGTCCTTAAAAACGCAGGGTTGGATTATTACAATCACAATATCGATACGTCCGCTGAATACTATGGAGAGATTATTTCGACCCGTACGCAAGACGACCGACATGAAACGCTTCAGCGAGTTAGAGATGCCGGTGTGTCAGTTTGCTGTGGCGGCATTATTGGAATGGGGGAGTCCCGTGATGATCGTGCCAATATGATCGCCCAACTCGCGAATATGGACCCATATCCTCAAAGCGTTCCAATTAATAATTTGGTGAAAGTTCCCGGCACTCCAATGGTTGGTGTCCAGGGCATCGACCCGATCGAATTTGTTAGAACGATTGCTGCGGCTAGAATTTCAATGCCAAAGGCTATGGTTCGGCTGTCCGCCGGTAGGAATGACATGTCCGATGAGATGCAGGCGCTTTGTTTTCTCGCGGGCGCTAATTCGGTGTTTTATGGAGAGAAGTTGTTGACCACACCAAATGCGACAGCATGCGGCGATGATGAATTGTTTTCCCGGCTTGGACTGGTGCCAACCGATAACGTCTCCCGTTGA
- a CDS encoding tRNA (cytidine(34)-2'-O)-methyltransferase: MFSVILYQPEIPPNTGNIIRLCANTGCTLDLIEPLGFHWDDKALMRAGLDYHEFAQIQKYPSWEVWRNRHQNCRVVAFTTKGSSRYDHFDFQTGDCLLFGPETRGLPDSVLDEFPTDLRLRIPMISASRSLNLSNTVSIGVFEAWRQMNFSGNK, from the coding sequence ATGTTTAGCGTAATCTTATATCAACCTGAAATTCCCCCGAATACTGGCAACATTATTCGCTTATGTGCGAATACTGGTTGCACCCTGGATCTCATTGAACCTTTGGGGTTTCATTGGGATGACAAAGCGCTCATGCGTGCTGGGCTTGATTACCATGAATTTGCACAAATCCAAAAATACCCAAGCTGGGAAGTGTGGCGAAATAGGCACCAAAATTGCCGAGTAGTCGCCTTCACAACAAAGGGCTCAAGCAGATATGACCACTTCGACTTCCAAACTGGAGATTGCCTCTTATTTGGGCCAGAGACGCGCGGGCTTCCCGATAGCGTTCTCGATGAATTCCCAACCGACCTCCGACTACGCATCCCCATGATCTCAGCAAGCAGAAGTTTAAATCTATCGAACACTGTTTCTATAGGCGTATTTGAAGCATGGCGGCAAATGAATTTCAGCGGTAACAAATAG